The Candidatus Nitrosymbiomonas proteolyticus genome has a segment encoding these proteins:
- a CDS encoding acetylornithine aminotransferase/ornithine carbamoyltransferase yields the protein MNTNVNLFELDSTYAIATYARLPLAIERGSGCEVWDTEGRRYLDFLAGIAVCCLGHAHPRFVSAINRQASTVAHVSNFLLTAPPARLAERLCRLSGMERVFFTSCGGTANETALKIAKKRGKSLGKAEILALEGGFHGRTAGALSVTYNPKYREPFGDLVPGVRFLPRGDVEALRGAFSESTAAITLEPIQGEAGVIPLSTDYLREVRALCDRHGALLILDEIQTGIGRTGTWFNFQQHGFLPDLLTLAKGLGGGMPIGACLARGEAAEVLSLGEHGTTFGGSALMCGVALEVLQTLEDERLIENAIAVGDVLRQRLLGLGDPVVEVRGSGLMLGVRLSRPIAKETVLRALDHGLIVNAPDEFTLRLVPPLIVTQEQAGEAVERLRAALEERQPVRTSPHAEPAKLHDVLAMEDLSADQAAEVLALARSLKSRSKGAPEPVRPVVGRTVALVFEKASLRTRVTFEAAIRDLGGHPVYLTRNDIDMGKREAIKDVASNLSRWCSALVARLFWHRHLLELAHYSDAPVINALTELEHPCQALADMLTIQENFGSEKVKIAYVGDGNNVARSLSKLALQLGYEFAVVGPENFWLDPAPGLLQTASLEEGLAGAKAVYTDVWISMGDEHEQEHRLKVFEAYQVDQRVMSMASSDAIFLHCLPARRGFEVVDEVIDGPQSRVVDQAENRLYAQKALLSKVLGVEA from the coding sequence ATGAACACCAACGTCAACCTCTTTGAACTTGACTCGACCTACGCGATCGCCACGTACGCGCGGCTGCCCCTCGCAATCGAAAGGGGCTCTGGATGCGAGGTGTGGGACACCGAAGGCCGACGCTACCTCGATTTTTTGGCCGGAATCGCCGTCTGCTGTTTGGGCCATGCCCACCCGCGATTCGTCTCGGCGATCAACCGACAGGCATCGACCGTAGCCCACGTCTCCAACTTTCTCTTGACGGCTCCTCCGGCTCGGCTCGCCGAACGGCTTTGCCGGCTCTCGGGCATGGAGAGGGTGTTCTTCACAAGTTGCGGCGGGACGGCTAACGAAACAGCACTCAAGATCGCCAAGAAGCGCGGTAAGTCGCTCGGCAAGGCCGAAATCTTGGCCCTTGAAGGCGGCTTCCACGGGAGAACCGCCGGTGCGCTCTCTGTAACATACAACCCCAAATACCGGGAACCGTTCGGCGACCTGGTTCCTGGCGTTCGTTTTCTGCCTCGCGGCGACGTCGAGGCTCTTCGGGGGGCCTTTTCCGAAAGCACGGCGGCGATCACCCTGGAGCCGATTCAGGGTGAGGCGGGGGTGATTCCGCTGAGTACGGATTATTTGCGCGAGGTAAGGGCCCTGTGCGACCGCCACGGCGCGCTCCTGATTCTCGACGAGATCCAAACCGGGATCGGACGGACTGGAACTTGGTTCAACTTCCAGCAGCACGGGTTCTTGCCGGACCTCCTTACTCTGGCCAAGGGCCTCGGAGGGGGGATGCCGATCGGAGCGTGTCTTGCTCGTGGGGAGGCCGCGGAGGTTCTCTCACTCGGCGAACACGGGACCACGTTCGGCGGGAGCGCTCTGATGTGTGGAGTCGCGCTCGAAGTCCTTCAGACCCTCGAAGACGAACGGCTGATAGAAAACGCGATCGCCGTCGGCGATGTTCTGCGGCAAAGGCTTCTCGGCCTCGGCGATCCCGTCGTAGAGGTTCGAGGATCGGGTCTGATGCTCGGTGTGCGGCTTTCGCGGCCTATCGCCAAGGAGACCGTCCTCCGCGCTCTCGATCATGGCTTGATCGTCAACGCACCCGACGAGTTCACCCTCAGACTCGTCCCGCCCCTGATCGTCACTCAGGAACAAGCAGGGGAGGCGGTCGAGCGGCTTCGCGCAGCGCTGGAGGAGCGTCAGCCGGTCCGAACCAGCCCCCACGCCGAACCCGCGAAGCTCCACGACGTTCTTGCTATGGAGGACCTCTCGGCAGATCAGGCGGCTGAGGTTCTCGCGCTGGCCCGCTCCCTCAAGAGCCGCAGCAAGGGGGCGCCCGAACCGGTCCGTCCGGTCGTCGGCAGAACCGTCGCGCTCGTCTTCGAAAAGGCCTCGCTCCGAACCCGCGTGACGTTTGAGGCGGCGATTCGTGACCTTGGAGGCCACCCGGTTTATCTCACTCGGAACGATATCGATATGGGCAAGCGCGAGGCGATCAAAGACGTCGCGTCGAACCTTTCCCGATGGTGCTCGGCTCTCGTGGCGAGGTTGTTCTGGCACCGGCACTTGCTCGAATTGGCGCATTACTCCGATGCGCCGGTCATCAATGCGCTTACCGAACTCGAACACCCGTGTCAAGCGCTCGCGGACATGCTGACGATTCAGGAGAATTTCGGCTCCGAGAAGGTCAAGATCGCTTATGTGGGCGATGGCAACAACGTGGCCCGCAGTCTTTCGAAGCTGGCCCTTCAGCTTGGGTACGAGTTTGCGGTCGTCGGCCCGGAGAACTTCTGGCTCGATCCCGCGCCGGGGCTCCTGCAAACGGCCTCGCTCGAAGAGGGCCTCGCCGGAGCCAAGGCCGTCTATACCGACGTTTGGATCAGCATGGGCGACGAGCACGAGCAAGAGCACAGGCTCAAGGTGTTCGAGGCGTACCAGGTCGATCAGCGCGTGATGTCGATGGCGTCGAGCGATGCGATCTTCCTGCATTGTCTCCCGGCGCGTCGGGGCTTCGAAGTGGTCGATGAGGTGATCGACGGGCCGCAGAGCCGAGTGGTCGATCAAGCCGAAAACCGACTCTATGCGCAGAAGGCGCTCCTGTCGAAGGTACTGGGGGTTGAAGCTTGA
- a CDS encoding argininosuccinate synthase, producing MKKALVIYSGGLDTTVCVPLLREEGYDSISTVTVDVGQPAEDIEQATERAAILGTDHHVADVKEEFAREYCMRALAANADYFGYPLSTAIARPLIARTAAELALQMGDVDAFVHGCTGKGNDQFRIEFGLRAFAPDIPIRAPVRERNLTRSWEIEYAERVGAPIGQSKQKIWSIDENLWGRSIEGGRLEDPSYAPPEEIFQWTASLESALPGPETIEIEFVEGVPIRTGAIAGSPLEVILESNRVAGAHGVGRIDVMEDRLIGLKVRENYECPGAALLIAAHRALESLVMTHEERSFKALVDQRWAELAYRGLWWDPLMEDLNAFLSSVQRRVTGAVRVRLFKSSLQVVSRSSPWALYSEAAASFDDTAELEQSLMTGMVQTHGMESLLYLRLKNPR from the coding sequence ATGAAAAAGGCGCTGGTTATCTATTCGGGCGGGCTCGATACGACGGTTTGCGTTCCGCTCCTTCGCGAAGAGGGTTACGACTCGATTTCGACCGTTACCGTCGACGTCGGCCAGCCCGCCGAGGACATCGAGCAGGCTACGGAACGCGCGGCGATTCTCGGGACCGACCACCACGTCGCGGACGTGAAGGAGGAGTTCGCTCGCGAGTACTGCATGAGAGCGCTCGCCGCAAACGCCGATTACTTCGGCTACCCACTCTCGACCGCGATCGCTCGGCCCTTGATCGCTCGAACCGCCGCGGAGTTGGCCCTTCAAATGGGCGACGTGGACGCGTTCGTACACGGCTGCACCGGCAAAGGCAACGATCAGTTCCGGATCGAGTTCGGGCTCCGCGCGTTCGCCCCCGACATCCCGATTCGCGCGCCTGTCCGGGAGCGGAACCTCACGCGCAGCTGGGAGATCGAATACGCGGAGCGTGTGGGGGCCCCCATAGGCCAAAGCAAACAGAAGATTTGGTCGATCGACGAGAACCTTTGGGGTCGGTCGATCGAGGGCGGGCGCCTCGAAGACCCCTCGTATGCCCCGCCCGAGGAGATCTTTCAGTGGACAGCTTCGCTGGAAAGCGCACTGCCTGGTCCCGAGACGATCGAAATCGAGTTCGTAGAAGGGGTTCCTATTCGGACAGGTGCGATAGCAGGCTCGCCGCTGGAGGTCATTCTCGAGTCCAACCGCGTGGCTGGAGCGCACGGGGTGGGCCGTATCGACGTCATGGAGGATCGTCTGATCGGCCTGAAGGTTCGCGAAAACTACGAATGTCCCGGCGCGGCGCTCCTGATCGCGGCGCACCGGGCCCTTGAGAGCCTCGTGATGACGCACGAGGAGCGCAGCTTCAAGGCGCTGGTCGATCAGCGGTGGGCCGAGCTTGCGTATCGGGGACTCTGGTGGGACCCCCTGATGGAGGACCTCAACGCCTTCCTGTCGAGCGTGCAGCGGCGCGTGACGGGTGCGGTTCGAGTTCGGCTCTTCAAGAGTTCCCTGCAAGTCGTCAGTCGAAGCTCCCCTTGGGCGCTCTACAGCGAAGCGGCGGCCTCGTTCGACGACACCGCGGAACTGGAGCAGAGCCTCATGACCGGGATGGTTCAGACTCACGGGATGGAGAGCTTGCTGTACCTCAGGCTCAAGAACCCAAGATGA
- a CDS encoding 3-deoxy-7-phosphoheptulonate synthase codes for MIVLMQFDATADQAEAVAQAIREFKLDALILPGAQTAIGIPSAIPQELRESLASALGSLPGVSKVTHVSRPYKLASLEWRKEPTVFQVRDVTLGRGHFATIGGPCSIESYEQLLDAAQIVKDAGAEILRGGAFKPRTSPYSFQGLAEEGLKIMKAVGEETGLLTITEVMSAEMVSVVGEHVDILQIGARSMQNFPLLIEAGRSGKPVFLKRAPSATIDEFLLAAEYILNQGNSRLMLCERGIVPLDRDYTRNTLDLASVQVLHDFSHLPVFVDPSHGTGVARYVSAMAIAAVCAGADGLMVEMHPNPKAALSDGSQALTPALFRELMDHIRQVRSILESWDAAGSLSP; via the coding sequence ATGATCGTTTTGATGCAGTTCGACGCGACGGCGGATCAAGCAGAAGCCGTCGCTCAGGCGATTCGCGAGTTCAAGCTGGATGCACTGATCCTTCCGGGCGCGCAGACGGCGATCGGCATCCCCAGCGCCATCCCTCAGGAGTTGAGGGAGTCCCTCGCCTCCGCGCTGGGCAGCCTTCCAGGTGTCAGCAAGGTCACCCATGTCAGCCGCCCGTACAAGCTCGCATCGCTGGAGTGGCGAAAGGAACCTACCGTCTTTCAGGTCCGGGATGTGACCCTTGGCCGCGGCCATTTCGCTACGATCGGAGGACCGTGTTCGATCGAGTCGTACGAGCAACTCCTCGACGCGGCGCAGATCGTCAAGGACGCGGGCGCGGAGATTCTCCGGGGCGGCGCGTTCAAGCCCAGAACCTCTCCATATTCGTTTCAGGGCCTGGCTGAAGAGGGTCTGAAGATCATGAAGGCGGTCGGCGAGGAGACCGGGCTTCTGACGATCACCGAGGTGATGAGCGCCGAAATGGTCAGCGTGGTGGGAGAGCACGTCGATATCCTGCAAATTGGGGCGCGGTCCATGCAGAACTTCCCGCTGCTGATCGAAGCCGGTAGGAGCGGCAAGCCCGTCTTTTTGAAGAGAGCGCCGTCGGCGACGATCGACGAGTTTCTGTTAGCAGCGGAGTACATCCTCAATCAAGGCAACTCCCGGTTGATGCTCTGTGAACGAGGGATCGTCCCCTTGGACCGGGACTACACGCGGAACACCCTCGACCTGGCTTCCGTCCAAGTCCTTCACGATTTCAGCCACTTGCCGGTTTTCGTCGATCCTTCGCACGGCACGGGCGTCGCGCGATACGTGTCAGCGATGGCGATTGCAGCCGTTTGCGCCGGCGCGGACGGTCTGATGGTCGAGATGCACCCGAACCCCAAAGCTGCCCTCAGCGATGGTTCGCAAGCCCTCACCCCGGCGTTGTTCCGCGAGTTGATGGACCACATCCGGCAAGTTCGGTCGATTCTGGAGAGCTGGGACGCCGCAGGATCGCTTTCTCCCTAA
- a CDS encoding glucose-1-phosphate thymidylyltransferase — translation MKGVVLAAGKGTRLYPITHQIAKPLLPLANRPTLEYAFDQFRSMGIDEVCVVVGENEPQIRGALGGGRQFGLRLSYARQTEPKGLAHALSFAEEFVSGAPFVLYLGDVVYSEDFQRHAERFLDSDCANLNIVKWVEDPRRFGVANLDGDRIVKLVEKPANPESNYAMAGMYFFREAIWKVLPTLQPSARGEFEITDAIQALVSQGNDVRAGVFEGDWFDTGTLESFLSTSAYLVGGGALIDPAAAVDCELGPNVVVGPGARVKAEKLENTVVFAGARVEGGSFSGCLIAGGHRRTGQINSEILSEAVPN, via the coding sequence ATGAAGGGCGTCGTTCTCGCCGCTGGTAAAGGCACCCGTCTGTATCCGATTACCCACCAAATCGCCAAACCCCTCCTGCCGTTAGCGAACCGTCCCACGCTCGAATACGCCTTCGATCAGTTCCGATCGATGGGGATCGATGAGGTTTGCGTGGTGGTTGGTGAGAATGAGCCGCAGATTCGCGGGGCGTTGGGCGGCGGCAGGCAGTTCGGTCTCCGGCTCTCCTATGCGCGCCAGACCGAGCCCAAAGGACTCGCTCATGCCCTCTCGTTTGCCGAGGAGTTCGTATCGGGCGCCCCGTTTGTTTTGTATCTGGGCGACGTTGTGTATTCGGAGGATTTTCAGCGCCACGCCGAGCGGTTTCTCGATTCCGACTGCGCGAATCTTAATATCGTCAAGTGGGTCGAGGACCCGCGCAGGTTCGGGGTAGCCAACCTCGATGGGGACCGGATCGTGAAGCTCGTCGAGAAACCCGCAAACCCTGAGTCGAACTACGCAATGGCGGGGATGTACTTTTTTCGCGAGGCGATTTGGAAGGTCTTGCCGACGCTTCAGCCTAGCGCTCGGGGGGAGTTTGAAATCACAGACGCGATCCAAGCCCTGGTTTCGCAGGGGAATGACGTCCGCGCGGGCGTCTTCGAAGGCGATTGGTTTGACACCGGCACTCTCGAATCGTTTCTCAGCACCTCGGCGTACTTGGTGGGCGGAGGAGCGTTGATCGACCCGGCGGCGGCGGTCGATTGCGAGTTGGGTCCCAATGTGGTGGTCGGGCCGGGCGCGCGGGTCAAGGCCGAGAAGCTGGAGAACACGGTCGTCTTCGCTGGCGCGAGGGTCGAGGGCGGGAGCTTTTCTGGCTGCCTGATCGCGGGCGGCCATCGGCGGACCGGCCAGATCAACTCCGAAATCTTGAGCGAAGCGGTCCCGAATTGA